A single genomic interval of Arthrobacter sp. NicSoilB8 harbors:
- a CDS encoding amino acid ABC transporter permease, producing MSSTATPVAQSAPEPASAGTESAPGTAHTGPAATGPGVAAPGEVSAGSGNAAAPAPTGSAAPAARRAATDYADYRLVPARHPWRWVGTAVVGLGVAGIALSLATNPRWEWGVVAQWFTAQSIVNGLLETLKLTAISGALGFILGFVLALMRLSASPLLVSVSWTFSWIFRSTPLLVQMLLWYNLGYLYEKISVGIPFTDVRFFEAQTTTLISQFAAAVLGLTLNQAAYSAEIIRGGILSVDQGQLEAAAALGIPAWRRSTRIVLPQAMRAILPTAFNEVIGLVKGTSIVYVLAYSELFYTVQVIYNRTQQVLPLLLVATLWYIVITSVLSVFQYYIERHYSRGAVRTLPLTPLQKARKFLATHAPATRESTQERGTR from the coding sequence ATGAGTTCAACAGCAACCCCGGTGGCGCAGTCCGCCCCGGAGCCGGCGTCCGCCGGCACCGAATCCGCACCCGGTACGGCCCACACCGGCCCAGCCGCCACCGGCCCCGGCGTCGCGGCGCCCGGCGAGGTCAGCGCCGGCAGTGGGAACGCCGCCGCCCCCGCGCCGACCGGAAGTGCCGCGCCGGCGGCCCGCAGGGCCGCCACCGACTACGCCGACTACCGGCTGGTACCCGCCCGCCACCCGTGGCGCTGGGTGGGGACGGCCGTCGTCGGCCTCGGCGTCGCCGGCATTGCCTTGTCCCTGGCCACCAACCCGCGCTGGGAGTGGGGCGTGGTGGCGCAGTGGTTCACCGCGCAGTCGATCGTGAACGGCCTGCTGGAGACCCTCAAGCTGACGGCGATCTCCGGGGCGCTCGGCTTCATCCTGGGGTTCGTCCTGGCCCTGATGCGGCTCTCCGCGTCCCCGCTGCTGGTCTCGGTGTCCTGGACGTTCTCCTGGATCTTCCGCTCCACCCCGCTGCTGGTGCAGATGCTGCTCTGGTACAACCTGGGCTACCTCTACGAGAAAATCAGCGTAGGCATCCCCTTCACGGACGTGCGCTTCTTCGAGGCGCAGACCACCACCCTGATCAGCCAGTTCGCCGCCGCGGTCCTCGGCCTGACCCTGAACCAGGCCGCCTATTCGGCCGAGATCATCCGCGGCGGCATCCTCTCCGTGGACCAGGGCCAGCTGGAGGCCGCGGCCGCGCTGGGCATCCCGGCCTGGCGGCGCTCCACCAGGATCGTCCTGCCCCAGGCCATGCGGGCCATCCTGCCCACCGCCTTCAACGAGGTGATCGGCCTGGTCAAGGGCACCTCGATCGTCTATGTCCTGGCCTACTCCGAGCTGTTCTACACCGTTCAGGTCATCTACAACCGGACCCAGCAGGTCCTGCCGCTGCTGCTCGTGGCCACCCTCTGGTACATCGTCATCACCTCGGTCCTGAGCGTCTTCCAGTACTACATCGAGCGGCACTACTCCAGGGGCGCCGTCCGCACGCTGCCCCTGACCCCGCTGCAGAAGGCCCGCAAATTCCTGGCCACGCATGCGCCCGCCACAAGGGAATCCACCCAGGAAAGGGGCACCCGATGA
- a CDS encoding amino acid ABC transporter ATP-binding protein, which produces MSTAALTAAETSGATETAETRHATRGLVEITKVRKSFGATEVLKGITLTVEPGGVAVIVGPSGSGKSTLLRTINHLEKVDAGFIAIDGTLVGYEVRGHRLHELREKEILKQRTEIGMVFQNFNLFPHLTALENVTEAPVVAPRAGKPRLTKAEARERGLELLDRVGLKDRAGAYPRQLSGGQQQRVAIARALALDPKILLFDEPTSALDPELVNEVLDVIRELAKSGTTLVIVTHEMGFARDVADTVVFMDQGQIVEQGTPQEIFTNPREERTRSFFSKVIEPAFNI; this is translated from the coding sequence ATGAGCACCGCAGCCCTCACCGCCGCTGAAACCTCCGGCGCCACTGAAACAGCTGAGACGCGCCACGCCACACGCGGCCTTGTCGAGATCACCAAGGTCCGCAAGTCCTTCGGCGCCACGGAAGTCCTCAAGGGCATCACGCTGACGGTCGAGCCTGGCGGCGTCGCCGTGATCGTCGGCCCGTCCGGGTCCGGCAAGTCCACCCTTCTGCGCACCATCAACCATCTGGAAAAGGTCGACGCCGGGTTCATCGCCATCGACGGCACGCTGGTGGGCTACGAGGTCCGGGGCCATCGGCTCCACGAGCTCCGCGAAAAGGAGATCCTGAAGCAGCGCACCGAGATCGGCATGGTGTTCCAGAATTTCAACCTGTTCCCGCACCTGACCGCGCTGGAAAACGTCACCGAGGCACCCGTCGTCGCGCCGCGGGCCGGGAAACCCCGGCTTACCAAGGCCGAGGCCCGCGAACGCGGCCTTGAACTGCTGGACCGGGTGGGGTTGAAGGACCGGGCCGGCGCCTACCCGCGCCAGCTTTCCGGCGGCCAGCAGCAGCGCGTCGCGATCGCCCGGGCCCTGGCCCTGGACCCGAAGATCCTCCTCTTCGACGAGCCCACCTCGGCCCTGGACCCGGAACTGGTCAACGAGGTCCTGGACGTCATCCGCGAGCTTGCCAAGTCCGGCACCACGCTGGTCATCGTCACGCATGAGATGGGCTTCGCCCGCGACGTCGCCGACACGGTGGTGTTCATGGACCAGGGCCAGATTGTCGAGCAAGGCACACCCCAAGAGATTTTCACCAACCCGCGGGAAGAACGCACCCGGAGCTTCTTCTCCAAAGTGATCGAACCCGCTTTCAACATCTAA